A genomic segment from Neobacillus sp. YX16 encodes:
- the rpoB gene encoding DNA-directed RNA polymerase subunit beta, producing the protein MTGQLVQYGRHRQRRSYARISEVLELPNLIEIQTSSYQWFLDEGLREMFQDISPIEDFTGNLSLEFIDYSLGEPKYSVAESKERDVTYSAPLRVKVRLVNKETGEVKDQDVFMGDFPLMTETGTFVINGAERVIVSQLVRSPSVYFSGKLDKNGKKGFTATVIPNRGAWLEYETDAKDVVYVRIDRTRKLPVTVLLRALGFGSDQEIIELIGDNEYIRNTLEKDNTEGVEKALLEIYERLRPGEPPTVENAKSLLVSRFFDPKRYDLANVGRYKINKKLHIKNRLFNQRLAESLVDPETGEIIAEKGTLLDRRNLDRIIPALEKDINFKGFNPAGGVVQEEIILQGIKIYAPNDDGEKVINVLGNAYVAEPIKNITPADIISSISYFFNLLHGVGDTDDIDHLGNRRLRSVGELLQNQFRIGLSRMERVVRERMSIQDTATITPQQLINIRPVIASIKEFFGSSQLSQFMDQTNPLAELTHKRRLSALGPGGLTRERAGFEVRDVHYSHYGRMCPIETPEGPNIGLINSLSSFAKVNRFGFIETPYRRIDPDTGKVTSRIDYLTADEEDNYVVAQANSRLSDDGTFIEEDVVARFRGENTVVKRDRIDYMDVSPKQVVSAATACIPFLENDDSNRALMGANMQRQAVPLLQPEAPRVGTGMEYVSGKDSGAAVICKHEGIVEHVEAREVWVRRINTVDGQEVKGDLDKYKMLKFIRSNQGTCYNQRPIVAVGNHVTKGEILADGPSMELGELALGRNVLVGFVNWDGYNYEDAIIMSERLVKDDVYTSIHIEEYESESRDTKLGPEEITRDIPNVGEDALRNLDERGIIRTGAEVKDGDLLVGKVTPKGVTELTAEERLLHAIFGEKAREVRDTSLRVPHGGGGIVLDVKVFNREDGDELPPGVNQLVRVYIVQKRKIHEGDKMAGRHGNKGVISRILPEEDMPYLPDGTPIDIMLNPLGVPSRMNIGQVLELHLGMAARALGIHVASPVFDGAREEDVWGTIEEAGMANDAKTVLYDGRTGEPFDNRVSVGVMYMIKLAHMVDDKLHARSTGPYSLVTQQPLGGKAQFGGQRFGEMEVWALEAYGAAYTLQEILTVKSDDVVGRVKTYEAIVKGENVPEPGVPESFKVLIKELQSLGMDVKILSGDEKEIEMRDTEDDDDLQQVDTLNIVPETQAFESEKVGSKE; encoded by the coding sequence TTGACAGGTCAACTAGTTCAGTATGGACGACACCGCCAACGAAGAAGTTACGCACGAATCAGTGAAGTTTTAGAATTACCAAATCTTATTGAAATCCAAACCTCTTCCTATCAATGGTTTCTTGATGAGGGTTTGCGTGAAATGTTCCAGGATATTTCACCGATTGAAGACTTTACTGGTAACCTATCACTAGAATTTATTGATTACAGCCTTGGCGAACCGAAGTATTCTGTTGCGGAATCGAAAGAACGAGACGTTACATATTCTGCACCATTGCGTGTTAAAGTACGTCTTGTAAACAAAGAAACAGGCGAAGTAAAAGACCAAGATGTTTTTATGGGCGATTTTCCACTCATGACTGAAACGGGAACGTTTGTCATTAATGGGGCGGAACGTGTTATCGTTTCCCAGTTAGTACGTTCACCGAGCGTATATTTTAGTGGAAAACTTGATAAAAACGGAAAAAAAGGATTTACAGCTACTGTAATTCCGAACCGCGGCGCTTGGCTTGAATATGAAACAGACGCCAAAGATGTCGTATATGTCAGAATAGATCGTACTCGGAAACTGCCCGTTACGGTTCTTTTGCGTGCACTTGGCTTCGGATCTGATCAAGAAATCATTGAACTGATCGGAGATAATGAGTACATTCGAAATACTCTAGAAAAGGACAACACTGAGGGAGTAGAAAAAGCGCTTCTGGAAATTTATGAGCGTCTGCGTCCAGGTGAACCTCCAACCGTTGAAAACGCAAAGAGTTTATTGGTTTCAAGATTCTTTGATCCAAAGAGATATGACCTTGCCAATGTAGGTCGATATAAAATAAATAAAAAGCTTCATATAAAAAATCGTTTGTTTAATCAGCGTCTTGCTGAATCACTTGTCGATCCTGAAACAGGTGAAATTATTGCAGAAAAAGGGACACTTTTAGACCGAAGAAATCTGGATCGAATTATCCCTGCTTTGGAAAAGGATATTAATTTTAAAGGCTTTAATCCAGCTGGTGGTGTAGTACAGGAAGAAATCATTCTTCAAGGAATAAAAATCTATGCGCCAAATGACGATGGTGAAAAGGTTATTAATGTGCTGGGCAATGCTTATGTTGCAGAGCCGATTAAAAACATTACACCTGCTGATATCATTTCATCTATCAGTTATTTCTTTAACTTACTACACGGTGTCGGCGATACAGATGATATTGACCATTTAGGAAACAGACGTCTTCGTTCTGTTGGCGAATTACTTCAAAATCAGTTCCGAATTGGTTTGTCACGTATGGAACGTGTGGTTCGTGAAAGAATGTCCATTCAAGATACCGCTACGATCACACCACAGCAGTTAATCAATATTCGTCCTGTAATTGCTTCAATTAAAGAGTTCTTTGGAAGCTCTCAATTATCGCAATTTATGGATCAAACAAATCCGCTTGCAGAATTGACGCATAAGCGTCGTTTATCTGCATTAGGACCTGGTGGATTAACTCGTGAACGTGCTGGATTTGAAGTGCGTGACGTTCACTATTCCCACTATGGACGTATGTGTCCAATTGAAACGCCAGAGGGACCAAACATTGGTTTGATTAACTCACTTTCATCCTTTGCAAAAGTAAACCGTTTTGGCTTTATTGAAACTCCATATCGCCGAATTGATCCAGATACTGGAAAGGTTACAAGCCGAATTGATTACTTAACTGCAGATGAAGAGGATAACTATGTTGTAGCACAGGCGAATTCACGCCTAAGCGATGACGGTACATTTATAGAAGAAGATGTTGTTGCTCGTTTCCGCGGTGAAAACACGGTAGTAAAACGCGACCGAATCGACTATATGGATGTATCTCCTAAACAGGTAGTTTCAGCGGCGACAGCTTGTATTCCGTTCTTAGAAAATGATGACTCTAACCGTGCATTGATGGGAGCGAACATGCAGCGTCAAGCGGTACCGCTTCTGCAGCCAGAGGCACCGAGAGTCGGAACAGGAATGGAATATGTTTCTGGTAAAGACTCGGGAGCAGCGGTTATTTGTAAGCACGAAGGAATCGTTGAGCATGTTGAGGCGCGTGAGGTATGGGTGCGTCGGATTAATACTGTCGATGGTCAAGAAGTTAAAGGTGACCTTGATAAATATAAAATGTTGAAATTCATTCGTTCTAACCAAGGAACCTGTTATAATCAACGCCCGATTGTTGCGGTGGGCAACCATGTAACAAAAGGGGAGATTCTAGCGGATGGTCCTTCTATGGAACTGGGTGAACTAGCTCTAGGTCGTAACGTTTTAGTTGGCTTCGTTAACTGGGATGGCTACAACTATGAAGATGCGATTATTATGAGTGAACGTCTTGTAAAAGATGATGTATATACTTCTATTCATATTGAAGAATATGAGTCGGAATCACGTGATACAAAACTTGGACCAGAAGAGATTACCCGTGATATTCCAAATGTAGGGGAAGATGCCCTTCGGAATTTGGATGAGCGTGGAATTATTCGAACTGGTGCTGAGGTAAAAGATGGCGACTTGCTTGTTGGTAAGGTAACTCCTAAGGGCGTTACAGAACTTACTGCTGAAGAACGTCTATTGCATGCAATCTTCGGAGAAAAAGCACGTGAAGTTCGTGATACGTCTCTAAGAGTTCCACATGGCGGAGGCGGTATTGTCCTCGACGTTAAGGTCTTTAATCGTGAAGATGGCGATGAATTGCCACCAGGTGTAAATCAACTTGTTCGTGTATATATTGTACAGAAGCGTAAGATTCATGAAGGGGATAAAATGGCAGGCCGCCATGGTAATAAAGGGGTTATTTCTCGGATATTACCAGAAGAGGATATGCCGTATTTACCAGATGGTACCCCTATTGATATTATGTTAAATCCTTTGGGCGTTCCTTCACGTATGAACATCGGTCAGGTGCTTGAGCTTCATTTAGGAATGGCAGCAAGAGCTCTTGGAATCCACGTTGCATCACCGGTATTTGACGGTGCACGTGAGGAAGATGTTTGGGGCACGATCGAAGAAGCTGGAATGGCTAATGATGCAAAAACTGTATTATATGATGGACGTACGGGTGAACCGTTTGACAATCGTGTGTCTGTGGGTGTCATGTATATGATTAAACTTGCTCACATGGTTGATGATAAGCTCCATGCACGTTCAACTGGACCATACTCACTTGTAACGCAACAGCCACTTGGCGGTAAAGCACAATTTGGCGGACAGCGTTTCGGTGAGATGGAGGTTTGGGCACTTGAAGCATACGGTGCTGCATATACACTACAAGAAATTCTGACAGTTAAATCAGATGACGTGGTGGGTCGTGTGAAAACGTATGAAGCGATTGTAAAAGGTGAAAATGTACCGGAACCAGGAGTTCCTGAATCATTTAAAGTATTAATAAAAGAACTTCAGAGTCTAGGAATGGATGTAAAAATCCTTTCTGGTGATGAAAAAGAAATTGAAATGCGAGATACGGAAGATGATGATGACTTACAGCAAGTCGATACGTTAAACATCGTTCCAGAAACACAAGCATTTGAATCTGAAAAGGTTGGTTCAAAGGAATAA